The stretch of DNA CAGCCCCGAGGCGGTGATCATGCCGAACAGCACCGATCCCAGCAGCGGGTGCGACCAGTCCAACGTGACCTGGCCGGCCAGCCAGCCCGAGAGAACCGAAAGCAGGCTCACCGCCGCAAAGGTCTTGAGCGTGAAGCGCAGCCCCATGCGCCTCAGCGCGAGCCAGTAGAAGGGCAGGTTGATCGCGAAGAACACGGCGCCAAAGCTCCAGCCCGTGGCGTAGGAGATCACGATGGCAAGCCCGGCGGTCTGCCCCGTCACCAGCCCGAGACCCTGGAGGATCACCAGCCCGAAGGCGCACATAGCAGCCCCGAAGACGATGCCTTGTGCATCGTCCATCGCGCTGTGGCGTTT from Halovulum dunhuangense encodes:
- a CDS encoding YitT family protein, which produces MSQPDPKRHSAMDDAQGIVFGAAMCAFGLVILQGLGLVTGQTAGLAIVISYATGWSFGAVFFAINLPFYWLALRRMGLRFTLKTFAAVSLLSVLSGWLAGQVTLDWSHPLLGSVLFGMITASGLLALFRHGASLGGVGVLAVYLQDRIGFRAGWTQLLVDAVVFGLALFVLPPASVAWSLAGAVVMNLIIAINHRRDRYVAM